One Chryseobacterium wanjuense genomic region harbors:
- a CDS encoding sterol desaturase family protein, whose amino-acid sequence MMDYFMDENGLESVYSWAIPIHATIILAEMIYSHVSEAKLYDKKDVATSVYLALMNFGLDLVMKAFAMGVMFFFYNHRLFSWDFTIWYWLICFVVTDFAYYVLHYVDHHSRAFWAVHITHHNSEYFNLTTGFRSPVLQPLYRYLYFSPLAFLGFNPWHIMVVYAIGQVYGTWVHTQTVKSMGILEYVLVTPSHHRVHHACNIKYLDRNMGMCLIIWDKIFGTFEKEDPNVPVKYGIYPKMPDNKPDTVLLYEWRKIWKDIKQPGLKFSDRINYIFNSPGWRHDGTGKTVRQYQKDYWAKKNKKKEDIQKKSA is encoded by the coding sequence CTGAGATGATTTATAGTCACGTTTCAGAAGCTAAGCTGTATGATAAAAAGGATGTTGCCACCAGTGTCTATCTTGCTTTAATGAATTTCGGACTTGATCTTGTGATGAAAGCTTTTGCCATGGGTGTCATGTTTTTCTTTTACAATCACAGGCTTTTTTCATGGGATTTTACGATTTGGTATTGGCTGATCTGCTTTGTTGTGACAGATTTTGCTTACTATGTTTTACACTATGTAGATCATCATTCCAGGGCGTTTTGGGCGGTTCATATTACGCATCACAATTCAGAATATTTTAATCTGACAACAGGTTTCAGAAGTCCTGTTTTACAGCCGCTATACAGATATTTATACTTTTCTCCATTGGCTTTTTTAGGGTTTAATCCTTGGCATATTATGGTCGTGTATGCGATCGGTCAGGTGTACGGAACTTGGGTTCATACGCAGACCGTGAAGAGTATGGGAATTCTTGAATATGTTTTGGTAACGCCTTCTCATCACCGTGTTCATCACGCCTGCAACATCAAATATCTTGACAGAAACATGGGAATGTGCCTTATTATCTGGGACAAAATTTTCGGAACTTTTGAAAAAGAAGACCCCAACGTTCCGGTAAAGTATGGAATTTATCCAAAAATGCCGGATAATAAACCGGATACCGTTCTTTTGTATGAATGGAGAAAAATTTGGAAAGATATTAAACAACCAGGTTTAAAATTTTCAGACAGAATTAATTATATCTTCAATTCTCCGGGATGGCGACACGACGGAACTGGAAAAACGGTACGACAATATCAAAAAGATTATTGGGCGAAAAAAAATAAGAAAAAAGAAGACATTCAGAAGAAATCTGCTTGA